The genome window CGGACTTCTTCGATGTTGGGCGAGGTGCCCACGATCCTTCCGGTGAACCCCTGCTGGTCCCGAAAGATGGTCAACGGGGACAGCGTGTCGCCTATCTGGTCACTGGCGAAGCAGACAAAGTTCTGGTCCATCAGGTCTTCGATGCTGACGCGCTGCTTCAAAAACAGCGGATGGTGGCGTCCGCAGACCACCGCGTAGTGGTGGCGCAGAAACAGCCGGCGCTCTAGCGCTGCAACGGATTTGCGGCACAGGCAGATGCCCAGCGCAGGAACCCGTTTGGACAAAGCGTCCAGAATGGCGGCGCTTGGCAGCACGTCGATATGGAATTCGATCTTGGGATAACGCCGATGAAACTGCGCCAGAAAATCGTCGTAGGGCGGGCTTTGCACCTTGCTCATCACCATCAGCCGCAGGGTGCCCGCGATCTCGGCCTTGTCCTGAATGGCGGCGTTTTCGATGCGCGCCATCGTGCCGTACATGTCGCGCGCAATGGCGTAGATCTCGTCGCCCAAGCCAGTCAGCCTGAACTCGCCATTGCGCCGGTGCAGCACCATGCCGCCCACCGACTCCTCCAAGCGTTTCAAGGCCTGACTGACGGCGGGTTGGCTCAGATGCAGCGCTTGCGCGGCCCGGCCCACGCCGCGTTCCTGCACCACGAACATGAACGTGCGCAGCAGGTTCCAATCCATGCGCTCGGGGGCAAGCGTCAGTGAAGTCGGCGTTCGGGCAGGCGGCTGGGGCATGGCGGGGCGGACGTGGTCCATACGGGATCGTTGCGG of Achromobacter seleniivolatilans contains these proteins:
- a CDS encoding LysR family transcriptional regulator, whose amino-acid sequence is MPQPPARTPTSLTLAPERMDWNLLRTFMFVVQERGVGRAAQALHLSQPAVSQALKRLEESVGGMVLHRRNGEFRLTGLGDEIYAIARDMYGTMARIENAAIQDKAEIAGTLRLMVMSKVQSPPYDDFLAQFHRRYPKIEFHIDVLPSAAILDALSKRVPALGICLCRKSVAALERRLFLRHHYAVVCGRHHPLFLKQRVSIEDLMDQNFVCFASDQIGDTLSPLTIFRDQQGFTGRIVGTSPNIEEVRRMVVAGIGLSFLPEHLIRQDVANGELRRLPPAESVAEIDVFLTWHKQRKLSTVEVAYLEAFERFLARTPLDSRAG